The nucleotide sequence CAGCAGCCCGCCCAGGGGCGTCTCCAGGAGCGGCAGCACGACCTGGGTCTCGGGGTCGCCGAAGCGGGCGTTGAACTCGACCACCCGCACGCCGCGGGAGGTGAGCGCCAGGCCGGCGTAGAGCAGCCCGGCGAACGGCTCCCCGCGGCGGGCCATCTCGTCGACGGTCGGCTGCAGCACGGTGGCCAGCACGTCCTCGACCAGGCCGGGAGGCGCCCACGGGAGAGGCGCGTAGGCGCCCATGCCGCCGGTGTTCGGGCCGGCGTCGCCGTCGTCGCGCCGCTTCGCGTCCTGGGCGGGCACGAGGGGCAGCACCGTCGCGCCGTCGGTGACGGCGAACAGCGACACCTCCGGCCCGTCCAGGTACTCCTCGATCAGCACCGACCCGCCGGCGTCGAGCACCCGGCGGCCGTGATCCGCCGCCGCCGCACGGTCGGACGTCACGACGACGCCCTTGCCGGCGGCCAGGCCGTCGTCCTTGACCACGTAGGGCGCGCCCCCCGTGAGGGCGGCCACCTCGTCGAGGGCGGTCTCCAGCTCGGCCGGGCCGCCCACGGCCCAGGACCGCGCAGTCGGGACGCCGGCGGCGGTCATGACGTGCTTGGCGAAGGACTTGCTGCCCTCCAACCGGGCGGCCTGCGCCGACGGGCCGAAGCACGCGATGCCGGCCTCGCGGACGGCGTCGGCAGCGCCGGCGACCAACGGGACCTCCGGGCCGACGACGACGAGGTCGGCCCGCCACTCGCGGGCGGCGGAGGCGACGGCCACCGGGTCGGCCGCGTCCACCGGGAGGGCGTCGGCCAGCGTGCGCGTCCCGGCGTTGCCGGGGGCGCAGGCGAGCGCGCTCACCGCTGGGTCGGACTGCAGAGCCACGCACAGGGCGTGCTCCCGGGCACCGGAGCCGATCACCAGCACGCGCACGAGCGGCGACCCTACCGACTGCGTGCTGCGGGTCGGCGGGGGAGGCGTGGGCGGCGGCCTCCGGGCAGGTGCCGGAACTCCTGCGGGTGCCCGGCACACACCGGCTTCATCCCACCAGCCACACACGCATCGTAAGATGTGCGTCACATACGGTTCTGAAGACCGCTGGTCAGCGCAACGGCTGCTCGATTGTGCGCAATCCGTCCCCTCCAGTTCCCCCCTGATTCATCCGATTCATGTGTTGTGGGAGTCATGCGCGCGACCGAGTCGCTGGCGAATCGGCCAGTGACACGTCTTCCCCGCCCTGTCGTCATCGGACACCGCGGCGCCCCGGCCTACCGGCCGGAGCACACGCGGGCCAGCTTCGAGCTGGCCATCGACCTCGGCGCCGATCTCATCGAGCCCGACGTCGTCGTCACCGGGGACGGGGTGCTCGTCGTCCGGCACGAGAACGAGCTCTCGCTCTCCACCGACGTGGCCGAGCACCCCGAGTTCGCCGACCGCCGCACCAGCAAGGTCGTCGACGGCGAGCTCTGCACCGGCTGGTTCACCGAGGACTTCACCTACGCGGAGCTGCGCGCCCTGCGCTCGGTCGAGCGGATGCCCTCGCTGCGCCCGCTGAACACCGCCTACGACGGCCGGTTCGGCATCCTCACGCTCGCCGAGGTGATCGAGCTGGCCCGCTGCCGCTCGACCGCCGAGCGCCCCGTCCGCGTCCTGGCCGAGCTCAAGCACCCGGAGTGGGCGACCTCGCTGGGCCTGCCGATGGGCGAGCTCGTGGCCGACGATCTGCGCCGGCTGGGCGCCGACACGGCCGACGGCACGGTCGTGATCCAGTCGTTCGACGCGTCGGTGCTCCGCGAACTGCGCACCCGCCTCGGCGAGGACGGCCCCCAGATGGCCCAGCTGGTCGGTGACGCCCCCGCGTCCGACGTCCTGGTGTCACCGTCCGGACTCCGCGAGATCTCCACGTACGCGCAGGCGGTGGCCCCGAGCCGGGAGCGGGTCCTGGCCAGCGCCGACGACCACTTGCTCACCGGCACGCCGCACCTCGTGCAGCAGGCGCACGCGGCCGAGCTGGCGGTGTTCTGCTGGACGCTGCGGGCGGAGAACGCCTTCCTCCCCGAGCACCTGCGCCGCGGCGACGCCCCCGACGCCCACGGCGACGCGGTCGGCGACGCCCTGCAGCTGCTGGCCCTGGGCGTCGACGGGCTGATCACCGACTCCCCCGACCACGCCGTCCGGGCCCGGACGGCCGTCACCGCACAGCTGGTCTGAGCCGGACGGGTCAGACCAGCCGGGGGACGGCGCCCGGCCGCGGTGCCGTCCGGAAGACGGCAGTGACGGAGATCAGCCGATCAGGTCGTGGAGGACCACGTTCTCCTCGCGGCCGGGACCGACGCCGATCACGCTGATCCGCGCACCGGAGAGCTCCTCGAGCCGGCGCACGTAGGCCTGCGCGTTCGCCGGCAGCTCGTCGAAGGTCCGGCAGTGCCGGATGTCCTCGAACCAGCCCGGCATCTCCTCGTAGACCGGCTTCGCGTGGTGGAAGTCGGTCTGCGTCATGGGCATCTCCTCGTGCCGGACGCCGTCGACCTCGTAGGCCACGCAGATCGGCACGGTGTCCAGCCCGGAGAGCACGTCGAGCTTGGTGAGGAAGTAGTCGGTGATGCCGTTGACCCGGCTGGCGTACCGGGCGACGACGGCGTCGAACCAGCCGCACCGCCGGTCGCGGCCGGTCGTCACACCGACCTCGCCGCCCTGCTTGCGCAGGTACTCGCCCCACTGGTCGTGCAGCTCGGTCGGGAACGGGCCGGAGCCGACGCGGGTCGTGTAGGCCTTGAGGATGCCGACGACCCGCTCGATCCGGGTCGGACCCACCCCGGCCCCCACGGCGGCGCCGCCGGCGGTCGGGTTGGACGACGTCACGAACGGATAGGTGCCGTGGTCGACGTCGAGCAGGGTGCCCTGCGAGCCCTCGAGCAGCACCCACTCCCCGGCGTCGAGGGCCTTGCCCAGCAGCAGCCGGGTGTCGACGATGCGGTGCCGGAGCGCCTCGGCGTACGCCGTGTACTCCTCGACGACCTCGTCGACGTCGATGGCCTTCCGGTTGTAGACCTTGACCAGGATCTGGTTCTTCTCCTGGAGCGTGCCCTCGAGCTTCTGGCGGAGGATGGACAGGTCGAGGAGGTCCTGCACCCGGACGCCCGCGCGGGCGACCTTGTCGCCGTAGGCGGGGCCGATCCCGCGGCCGGTGGTGCCGATCTTGCGCTTGCCCAGGAACCGCTCGGTGACCTTGTCGAGGGCACGGTGGTGCGGCATGATCAAGTGCGCGTCGGAGGAGATGACCAGTCGCGAGGTGTCCACCCCCCGCTCCTCCAGTCCGGCGAGCTCCCTGATCAGCACCTCGGGGTCGATCACGACGCCGTTGCCGATGACCGGCGTGCAGCCCGGCGTCAGGATCCCCGAGGGGATCAGGTGCAGGGCGTACTTCTCCCCGTCGGGCGTGATGACGGTGTGCCCGGCGTTGTTGCCACCCTGGTAGCGGACGACGTAGGGGACGCGGCCGCCGAGCAGGTCGGTGGCCTTGCCCTTGCCTTCGTCGCCCCACTGGGCACCGATCAGCACGACAGCGGGCATCGGCTCCTGGTTCTCCTGTCCATCGACACCCGGGTCGATCCCGGCCGGCAGGTGGCAGGGTATCGGCATGCCGTCGGTCGAGCTGGACCTCCGCCGCCTGGACCCCACCGAAGCGCCCCGCGCCGCCCTGCTGGAGCCCGTCGCCACCGCCGATGCGCTGGTGGTGCGCGGCCCGGTCGCCGGCCTGAACGCCGTGCTCGCGGCCCTGGTGAAGTCCGGGCGGAACGCGGAGGTGCCGGTGGCGTGGGAGCCGGCCCGGGACAAGGCGTCGGCCGCCCTCGCCCGCGACCTCGGGATCGGCACCGGCGCGCCGCGGGACCTGACCCTGGTCCGTGACGACCACGGTGGCGTGCTGCTGCACCACGGCCGCATCGAAGCGGCCGGCGGCGGGCGGCGGTCGCTGTCCCGCCGGCTGGGGCTGCAGGCCCACCACGACGAGATCAAGGTCGCCGACGGCGAGATCACCCGGATCGACGTCCGGCCCGACTGGTCGGCCGTCGACACCATCGGCGTGACGGTGATGACCCTGCCGTTGCGGCCGACCCGGCACACCAGCGGCCGCGCTCTGCAGACGGCGTCGGACCCGGCGCGGATCGTGCGCGACGGCGTGCCGTACCTGCGGCCGGTCAGCCGCTGGACGTGGTACGCCGACATGCGGGTGCGCTGGCGGCTGCAGCCCTGAGCGGACCGTCCTCGTCCCCGCGACCCGCACGCTCGGCGCGGGCCCGTGCGGGTGGCTGGCGGCGTCGTGGACACTGGGGGCACCCCGCTCGCCGAGGAGGACCCGCTGCCGACGTCCTGCATCCCCACCGGGGAGCCCCGCCGGTGACCAGCGACCGCCTGTCCACCTTCGGCCACCGCCCCGCCCCGCTGCCGCTCGGACGCCGGGTGCTGGGACGTGCGCTGGCCCGGCCGAGCCTGCCCGCCGTCGTCGGGCTCGTGCTCGTCGTCGTCTTCTTCGCCCTGCAGGTGCCGGACCTGCTGACCCCGTTCGGGCTGGCCACGGTCCTCGACACCGCCGCCCTGCTGGGGATCGGCGGCGTCGCCGTCGCGCTGCTGCTGGTGGCCGGCCAGTTCGACCTGTCGGTCGGGGCGCTCGCGGTCTCCAGCTCGCTCCTCACCGCGCTGCTGATCGGCTACGGGGGCTGGGGCACCTGGCCGGCGCTGCTCGTCTCGCTGCTCGCCGCACTGGCGGTCGGGGTGGTCAACGGCGTGCTGGTCGTCAACACCGGCCTGCCGAGCTTCCTCGTCACGCTGGCGACGTTCCTGATCCTCCAGGGCACCTCGCAGGCCGGCGCGCAGGCGGTCGCGGGGTCCACCCGGGTCAGCGGCCTGGACCGGACGCCCGGCTGGTCGTCGGCGAGCGCCATGTTCGACGCCACCGTGGAGGTTGGCAACGGCCGGTTCAGCGTCGCCATCCTGTGGTGGCTGGGCCTGACGGCGCTGGCCACCTGGGCCCTGTGGCGCACCAAGTTCGGCAACGCGGTCTTCGCCAGCGGCGGCGCCCGCCAGGCCGCGCGGGAGCTCGGCGTGCCGGTCCGGCGGACCACCGTGGCCCTCTTCTGCCTCACCGCGACGGCGGGCTGGCTGCTGGGCACCTTCACGCTCGTGCGGCTGGGCAGCGTGCAGGCGGGCGGCACCGTGGGGATCCTCAGCGGTATCGACTTCATCGTGATCG is from Blastococcus sp. HT6-4 and encodes:
- the purD gene encoding phosphoribosylamine--glycine ligase, with product MRVLVIGSGAREHALCVALQSDPAVSALACAPGNAGTRTLADALPVDAADPVAVASAAREWRADLVVVGPEVPLVAGAADAVREAGIACFGPSAQAARLEGSKSFAKHVMTAAGVPTARSWAVGGPAELETALDEVAALTGGAPYVVKDDGLAAGKGVVVTSDRAAAADHGRRVLDAGGSVLIEEYLDGPEVSLFAVTDGATVLPLVPAQDAKRRDDGDAGPNTGGMGAYAPLPWAPPGLVEDVLATVLQPTVDEMARRGEPFAGLLYAGLALTSRGVRVVEFNARFGDPETQVVLPLLETPLGGLLHAAATGTLADHPPLRWRDGAAVTVVVAAAGYPEAPRTGDPVTGADADGVLHAGTVLAADGTVLSAGGRVLAVTATGSDLAAARQAAYERVAGVRLADAHWRTDIALAAVEGRITP
- a CDS encoding glycerophosphodiester phosphodiesterase family protein, with protein sequence MTRLPRPVVIGHRGAPAYRPEHTRASFELAIDLGADLIEPDVVVTGDGVLVVRHENELSLSTDVAEHPEFADRRTSKVVDGELCTGWFTEDFTYAELRALRSVERMPSLRPLNTAYDGRFGILTLAEVIELARCRSTAERPVRVLAELKHPEWATSLGLPMGELVADDLRRLGADTADGTVVIQSFDASVLRELRTRLGEDGPQMAQLVGDAPASDVLVSPSGLREISTYAQAVAPSRERVLASADDHLLTGTPHLVQQAHAAELAVFCWTLRAENAFLPEHLRRGDAPDAHGDAVGDALQLLALGVDGLITDSPDHAVRARTAVTAQLV
- a CDS encoding adenylosuccinate synthase — encoded protein: MPAVVLIGAQWGDEGKGKATDLLGGRVPYVVRYQGGNNAGHTVITPDGEKYALHLIPSGILTPGCTPVIGNGVVIDPEVLIRELAGLEERGVDTSRLVISSDAHLIMPHHRALDKVTERFLGKRKIGTTGRGIGPAYGDKVARAGVRVQDLLDLSILRQKLEGTLQEKNQILVKVYNRKAIDVDEVVEEYTAYAEALRHRIVDTRLLLGKALDAGEWVLLEGSQGTLLDVDHGTYPFVTSSNPTAGGAAVGAGVGPTRIERVVGILKAYTTRVGSGPFPTELHDQWGEYLRKQGGEVGVTTGRDRRCGWFDAVVARYASRVNGITDYFLTKLDVLSGLDTVPICVAYEVDGVRHEEMPMTQTDFHHAKPVYEEMPGWFEDIRHCRTFDELPANAQAYVRRLEELSGARISVIGVGPGREENVVLHDLIG
- a CDS encoding ABC transporter permease — its product is MTSDRLSTFGHRPAPLPLGRRVLGRALARPSLPAVVGLVLVVVFFALQVPDLLTPFGLATVLDTAALLGIGGVAVALLLVAGQFDLSVGALAVSSSLLTALLIGYGGWGTWPALLVSLLAALAVGVVNGVLVVNTGLPSFLVTLATFLILQGTSQAGAQAVAGSTRVSGLDRTPGWSSASAMFDATVEVGNGRFSVAILWWLGLTALATWALWRTKFGNAVFASGGARQAARELGVPVRRTTVALFCLTATAGWLLGTFTLVRLGSVQAGGTVGILSGIDFIVIAVIGGCLLTGGYGSAIGAAVGALLYAVARQGITLADWDTRWFSALLGVLLLVALLANGEVHRRLKARPRS